The Pantoea vagans genome contains the following window.
CGACTCTGATGAAGAATACGCGCAGGCGATTGTTGATGAGCTGGAGGTGGAAGATTACTACACCGAAAAGAACATCTTCTGGGTGCCGAAAGCTGCCCGTTGGGAAACGCTGAAAAACAAAGCCATGCTGCCGACCGGCACGGTGTTGTGGGTGGATGATACCAACGGGCAGGAGGTCAAATTACGCTCCGTGTCCTGGCTGGTGGACAACGCGTTGGATGAAATTGAAAAAACCAACCCGAAACTTAAAGGCATTCTAAACCGCATCAGTCAGTACCAACTTGGCAACGAGGTGCTGACCGGGCTGATTAACACCTTCTCTGACGCGAACTTCAGCAACCCTGAATATAACGGCGAGAAACTCAGCTTAAAGAGCAAAGATATTCTCGGTCACGTTTACGAATATTTCCTCGGCCAGTTCGCGCTGGCAGAAGGCAAACAGGGCGGCCAGTACTACACGCCAAAAAGCATCGTCACCCTGATTGTTGAGTGCTTACAGCCCTACAGCGGCCGTGTTTATGACCCGGCGATGGGCTCCGGTGGGTTCTTTGTTTCCAGCGACCGTTTTATTGAAGAGCACGCGGGGGAGAAGCACTACAACGCCGCCGAGCAGAAGCAGAAAATCTCCGTCTACGGTCAGGAATCCAACCCCACCACTTGGAAGTTGGCGGCGATGAACATGGCGATCCGCGGTATTGATTTTAACTTTGGTGCCAAAAACGCCGATACCCTGCTCGACGATCAGCACCCGGATCTGCGCGCCGACTTCGTAATGGCTAACCCACCGTTCAATATGAAGGAGTGGTGGAACGCGAAGCTGGAAAACGACGTGCGCTGGAAATACGGCACACCGCCTCAGGGCAACGCCAACTTTGCGTGGATGCAGCATATGATCCACCACCTCGCGCCAAAAGGTTCGATGGCGCTGCTGCTGGCGAACGGCTCAATGAGTTCCAACACCAACAATGAAGGCGAGATCCGCCGCAACCTGATTGAAGCGGATCTGGTGGAATGTATGGTGGCGCTACCGGGCCAACTCTTTACCAACACCCAAATCCCGGCCTGTATCTGGTTCCTGACCAAAGATAAATCCGGTGGCAACGGCAAAGCACATCGCAAAGGCGAGGTGCTGTTTATTGATGCTCGCCAGATTGGTTTTATGAGAGACCGCGTACTGCGTGATTTTACCCGCGAGGATATTGCCACAATTACCAATACCTTCCACGCCTGGCAGGCGGATAAAGATTACGCAGATGAAGCTGGCTTCTGCTTCTCTGCAACGCTTGACGATATTCAGAAAAACGATTTTGTGCTGACCCCGGGGCGCTATGTTGGTACCGTCGAACGGGATGAAGACGATGAACCGTTTGCCGAGAAGATGGCGCGGCTTACGGCACAACTTAAAACTCAGTTAGAAGAGAGTGCAAAGCTGGAAGCGCAGATTAAAGCGAATCTGGGGGGGCTGGGTTATGAGTGCTAATTGGCCTTTTGTTCGCCTTGGCGATTACTGCCTAAAGATTGGTAGTGGTGCCACTCCGAAAGGTGGTAAGAGCGTTTATCTTGACGCTGGTCAAATAGCGCTGATACGTAGTCAGAATGTCTATAATGATACCTTCAAACCTGATGGGCTTGCTTATATAACATTAGATGCCGCCAACAAATTAAAAAATGTGGAGGTACAACTTGGTGATATTCTTTTAAATATTACTGGTGATTCAGTGGCACGCCTTTGTCTGGCACCAGATGAGTATCTGCCAGCTCGCGTCAATCAGCATGTTGCGATCATCAGACCAGATCCAGATGAATTCGATTCTAGGTTTCTGCGTTACTTTCTCACATCACCAGAACAGCAAGAATTACTCTTAGCGATTGCTAGTGCGGGGGCAACCCGAAATGCCTTAACAAAGTCACATATTGAATCATTAGAGGTTTGCAAGCCGGAGCTTGCCGTACAGACTTGGATAGCAATTCAGCTTGAATCTTTTGATAAAAAAATACAACTCAATCATCAAATCAATCAATCCCTCGAGCAAATGGCACAAGCTCTGTTCAAAAGCTGGTTTGTTGATTTTGAACCGGTAAAAGCCAAAATGGCAGTGCTGGAAGCGGGCGGCTCGCAGGAAGACGCGACCTTTGCGGCGATGACGGCGATTTCCGGGAAAGATGCTGATGCGTTGGCGCTTTTTGAGCGTGAACACCCTGAGCAACATGTAGAGCTAAAAGCCACGGCAGAACTGTTTCCGTCCGCGATGCAAGACAGTGAGTTGGGGGAGATTCCGGCGGGGTGGACAACACCCGCGATTCAGGATGTAGCGAGCACGGTAAAAGGGAAATCTTATAAAAGTACTGAACTCGATTCTTCCAAGACTGCATTAGTTACCTTAAAGTCTTTCAATCGAGGAGGTGGATATAGGCTTGATGGCCTTAAGGAATACACTGGTAAATATAAACCCGATCAAGAGGTTTTTGCGGGTGATTTGATTATCGCTTACACCGATGTAACACAGGCGGCAGACGTTATCGGTAAGCCTGCAATGGTAATAAGTGATACCAGATACAAACATCTCGTAATATCGCTCGACGTCGCAGTAGTTAGGCCGTTTAATGATAATTTAAAATACTATCTCTATGGGGTGGCAAGAACTGAACAATTCCAAAACCATACAAACTCACATTCAACTGGAACAACTGTATTACACCTAAGCAAAAATGCGGTTCCAAATTATAAATTTATTTTAGCTAATGAAGAGTGGGTTGATATTTATGCAAAGCATGTCAAATCTATTTTTTCTAAGATAAACATAACGATTGAGGAAAGTAATTTTCTCTCTGAGCTTAGAGATACACTTCTCCCTAAACTCCTTTCCGGCGAAATCACCCTACCGGACGCCGAGCAGGCGGTAAGCGAGGCGGAAAATGTATAAAGTCGATACACCGACCAACAGCCTGCATTCTCTGCAAGAGGTGTCCTTCAGCAGTCTCGGTTATACCGAGCGCTATCACCTGCAGGAGTGGCTGGCAAAAAATCCTCAGGCATTGACCCGCGATAACGACGACGAACTGCTGATTATTCAGAAGGAGTTCGCCGGTTTTGACGACACCAAAGAGCGCCTCGATCTATTAGCTATCGATAAGCAGCGCAATCTGGTGATCATCGAAAACAAGCTCGATGACTCCGGGCGCGACGTAGTGTGGCAGGCGCTGAAATATGCCGGTTACTGCGCCAATCTGCGCAAAGAACAGATCCTCGACATCTTTCAGCTCTATCTCGACAAATACGAGCCGGAAGAGACCCGTCCGGCGGCGGAAGTGATGGCGGAGTTTCTGGAGTGCGAAAGCCTGGATGAAGTGCAAATCAACCAGAGTCGCACCCAGCGAGTGATGATGGTGGCGGCCAGCTTCCGCAAAGAAGTGACCAACACCGCGCTGTGGCTGATGCAGTTTGGCCTGCGGGTGCAGTGCTTTAAGGTTAAGCCCTACAAATTCAACGACGATGTGTTTGTTGATATTCGCCAGGTGATCCCCACACCTGAAGCCGAATCTTTCATGATTGGCATGGCACAGAAAGAAGCGGAAGAGCAGTCCACCAGCGGCGAACTGAAAACCCGGCATTATCTGCGCAAGGCCTTCTGGACCAAAGCGCTGGAACGTCTCAAAGCCAGCCAGTGTACGCTTTACAACAATATTAGCCCCTCGACCGACCACTGGCTCAGTGCCGGGTCTGGTATTAGCGCGGTATCGTTTAATCTGATTTTCAGCAAAAAAGAGATTCGTGTTGAGCTGTGGATTGCCAAATCTTCGGCTGAGAGCAATACCTTTGCGTTTAACTGGCTCTATGAACACAAAGCGCTAATCGAGAAGTCGTTTGGTCATGAACTGAAGTGGGAACCGTTGCCGGGCAAAAAATCGTGCAGAATCTCTTTTGCCACGCCTGCTACCAGCCTCGATGAGAGCAACTGGCCAGCGATGATCGACTGGCTGCTGGTTAACCTGACGGCGTTTGAAAAAGCGCTGGAGCCTTTTATCGCCCCACTGAATATGGCGCTTAAAGATATTTCCAACGCGCCGGAAGAAACGGAAGAACCTGAGACAGAGGAAGCCTGATGCTGAGCGAAGACGATTTAGAGCAGCAATGCCTGAAATGGTTTGCTGAACAGGACTGGGAAGTGCTGCACGGGCCCGATATCGCGCCAGATGGCGACAATCCGCTGCGTGTCTCATTTCATGATGTGTTTTTACGCCCAGTAATGCTGGAGCAGCTGCAAACTATCAACCCCCATCTCCCTGTTTCCGTGCTGGAAGAGGTGATACTGCGTATTACCCGTCCCGAAAGCCCGGATCTGGTCGTTAGCAATAAGGCCTTTCATCACCTGCTACTCGACGGTGTGCCCGTAGAGTACAAACGCGAAGATAAGACGGTTCACGATAAAGCGCTGCTGATGGATTTTAACCATCCAGGTATTAACCGCTTTATGGTCGTGAGCCAGGTGGCTATTCAGGGGATAAAACAGGTTCGTCGCCCGGATATTATCGGCTATATCAACGGCCTGCCGGTGGCGGTGATGGAGCTGAAAAGCCCGATTGATGCCAATGCCGATATCTGGGCTGCGTTTAACCAGTTGCAGACCTATAAAAACGAACTCAGCGACCTATTTATCTGCAACGAAGCGCTGGTGGTGAGCGACGGGCAGAATGCGCGTATCGGCTCGCTGACCGCTGATGAAGAGCGCTTCCTGCCGTGGAAAACCGTGGCTAACGAAGACGACAAGCCGCAGTTTGACTGGCAGTTTAAAACCGTGGTGCAGGGCTTCTTTAACCGGGAACTGCTGCTCGATTACATTCGTTTCTTTGTGTTGTTCGAAAATGACGGTAAACGGCTGATCAAGAAGATTGCCGCTTATCACCAGTTCCATGCGGTCCGTGAAGCTGTCGCGGCCACTATTGTGGCGTCTACCGGAAAACATCTGCCGTTGCGCAGTAACATCCAGCCCGGCAGTAAAAAAGCGGGCGTGGTGTGGCATACCCAAGGTTCCGGTAAAAGTATATCCATGTGCTGTTACGCCGGGAAACTGCTGCAACAGGCAGAGATGAACAACCCGACCATCGTGGTGGTGACCGACCGTAACGATCTCGACGGGCAGCTCTACGCCACCTTCTGCCAAGCGCAAGATTTACTGAAACAAACGCCGTTACAGGCCAACGACCGCGACGAGTTGCGCGAGCTGCTCAATGCCCGTGAATCCGGCGGTATTATTTTTACTACTGTGCAGAAATTTGCGCCGTTGGACAATGAGCAGAGCCATCCTGCACTTAACGCGCGCAGCAACATCGTGGTGATTTCCGATGAAGCGCACCGCAGCCAATATGGCCTTAGCGCCACGCTGGACAGACAAACTGGCGTCTATAAATACGGTTATGCCAAACACATGCGCGATGCGCTGCCGAACGCCTCGTTTATGGGCTTTACCGGTACACCGATAGCGTCTGAAGATAAAGATACTCGCGCGGTGTTTGGTGATTACGTCTCTATCTACGACATCCAGGATGCTGTGGATGACGGCGCGACGGTGCCGATTTACTACGAATCCCGACTGGCAAAACTCGACCTGAATCATGAGGAGCTGGAAACGCTCTCCGATCAGGTGGATGAGCTGGTGGAAGATGAAGAGACCGGCCAGCAAGAGAAAACCAAAGGTGATTGGAGCCGTCTGGAAAAGCTGGTGGGTTCTGAGCCGCGTATTGAGCAAGTTGCCGCTGACTTGGTTCAGCACTTTGAAACTCGTAACGCAGCCATGAATGGCAAGGCGATGATTGTCGCCATGAGCCGTGATATCTGCGTGAAGCTCTACAACGCCATCACTGAGATCCGCCCGGACTGGCACAGCACGGACGTTGAACAAGGCGCGATAAAAGTCATCATGACTGGCTCGGCATCAGACAAAGACCATCTTCAGCCGCACATCTACAACAAGCAGACTAAAAAACGCCTTGAAGCTCGCTTTAAAGATTTGAACGACCCACTGAAATTGGTGATTGTCCGCGATATGTGGCTAACCGGGTTTGATGCGCCATGCTGCCACACGATGTATATCGACAAACCAATGCGTGGCCATAACCTGATGCAGGCCATTGCGCGCGTTAACCGCGTGTTCCGGGATAAGCCCGGCGGGCTGGTGGTGGATTATATCGGTATTGCGAACGAGCTAAAGCAGGCGCTGAAAACCTATACCGACTCAAAAGGAAAAGGGCAGACCACGGTTGATGCCCGGGAAGCCTTTGCCATCCTGTTGGAAAAAATAGACATCATCCACGGGATGTTTGCGCCCTCGGCAGGAAAACCAGGCTTTAGCTACGTGGGCTTTTCTCGCGATCCGTTGGCGTTCTTACGCGATGCGGTGAACTACATTCTGGGTCTGGATGACGGTAAAAAACGTTATCTCGACGTTTCATTGGCGATGAGTAAAGCCTGGTCATTGTGTAATACCCTGGATGAGGTGAAACCCTTACAGGAAGAATTCGCGTTCCTCTCGGCGGTCAGGGTGGGGCTTATCAAACTTGATCCCAAGGAAAAATTTAGCCAGTCGGAAAAAAATTCTCTGCTGAGTAAGATCCTTGATAACGCGGTTATTGCGACTGGGGTTGAGGATGTCTTCGCGCTGGCCGGGCTGGATAAACCCAATATCGGCCTGCTGTCGGATGAGTTCCTGGAAGAAGTGCGGGAAATGCCGCAGCGTAATCTGGCAGTGGAACTGCTGGAAAAACTGCTCAATGACGGCATTCATGCCCGTTCTGGTAATAACGTGGTGCAGCAGAAGAAATACTCTGACCGCTTGAAAGCAGTTCTGCTCAAATACAATAACCGCGCTATTGAAACCGCGCAGGTGATTGAAGAGCTGATAGAGATGGCGAAAGCGTTCCAGGAGGCGATGGCGCGCGATGATGCGCTGGGCTTGAACCCGGATGAAATCGCTTTCTATGATGCGCTGGCCGAAAATGAAAGCGCAGTGCGAGAACTGGGTGATGATGTTCTTAAGAAACTGGCTATCGAGGTTACGTTGAAGCTTCGTAAATCAACGACCGTTGACTGGCAGGTTCGGGAAAGCGTGAGGGCGAGATTACGGATTCTGGTGCGTCAGACGCTGCGTAAGTACAAGTATCCGCCTGACAAAACACCCTATGCCGTTGAACTGATACTGAAACAGGCAGAAATGGTGTCCAACAGTTGGACTGTGTGATGTGCAGTTCTTTTATTTTTTGCGGTCACTGTTTTCACAAAAGGTGAAATGTGAAAAAAATATAATATACAACGACTTAATAGTAATGATCGCTTTTTAACTCAATCTAAGAGTGATCATATGAAAATATGTTTGGCTACATGATCACTTTTGAAGTGCTTAATGCGCAATTGGCCGCATATGTATACATTTTTACTAGGGCTATTGGGCCGCAGTACAGTTTAAGCTTCACGGCATCCTGAGCTGGTCATTGGATCAGCCATGTTTTTTTCTGAGGTTTGTGTTGCTTCAGCTGTGCAATCGACTCTATAAACTTTCTGGCCCATTAGCTTTGAACGAATCGATATTTCCGGCCTCAATTTCTTTATCGACTCCATCCCTAAAGTTCCAGTGTTTTGGTTCATCAAATTTGTAGTTAACCCGTTTAAGAGTATTTGGATTAAAAACAAACCGAGATAGTTCATATTCATGCTGTAAGCGAATCCAATTTGCAGGTGTGCCACCGAGCACATAGCTTAATCGAAGCGCCAGTTCTGTTGTGATACGTGTATATCCAGTTACTATATAATGGCAAGTAGACAAGGGCATTTGCATCGCTTTTGCAAACTGTGTCAAGCTCACACTCCTGAAAGCCAGAATGGCCTGGATTCTTTCTGCAGGAATCAAACTATTAAGGTTTTCATAGGTCAGTATTGTTTTATTTATGGAGCGTAGAGTTTTTCGCTTGGCTTGCTCTTTCATAACTATGATTATACGGCATTAAATTATCCTTATCGCTTTTCAGAGTGCAGAGGTTCGTACTGAGTAAAAATGTTTTTACGACATCATCAGTCATCTGAGATGTTATTCAGAGCGGGTATGACTCTGCTGGTGTTGAGGGTAAATAAATATCGATTATTTATACTTGTATCGTTTAATTAATCATTGGCAGCAGTTGAGTTAATGTTTTATTCTGCTTTTGTTGGTCTCCTAAAATTCGTCGATTTCCATGCCGTTTGGTGTACATGTTAAAACGTTTTTTGGTCGTATTCTTAGCCAGGTAGCTCAATCGATAGATAATCTGCCCGAACAGTTTGTTATTACCGAGCCGCCAAATATAATAGCAGTTTGCTGGCAGACTGAATGTTCCCCCGGAAACTTCATGCCAGCACATTGCCATTAATTTGTTTAGCTTTCCAGGATGGCTAATTTTTTGCCCATTCGCCATCAATACGCAGTGATAGTGCTGACATGGACTGTGGCCATGCTCACATACCCATATCAGATGAAACCAAGTTTTAGCGTAATTCTTAAGTAATTTTTTAGTTAGCATTTTACTGAACTTGCTCAGGATAAGATTTGTTTCGCTATGTTCTTTGACATGTAAGTCGAAACGAACCACCAGCACTTTAGTTGAACGACTAAACATTTCCAGCACAGTATCCAGAATACTTCGCATAATTTTTGGCTCAGGACGGATCATGCCTCGTGACCATTCATATACCGGCAATGCATGATTCTGATACAAAAAATAACCGAGCTTATTTCGTGACACCTGAAACATTTCTGCTGAGTTGCTATTATCCATATATTATGAATAATCCTAAATGCATGTTAGCTTTGCCTTGTGACGTTACACGTCCTGACGACTTAATGTATTATCGAAAATAGTGAAATATTGGTTCATCATCAGGGCGAGAAGAATCGACAGGTTATATACCTGTCGAGTTACCTCAATTAATTCGCTCTCTGGCTAGTGTTTGATACACATGATTAATTCTGGAGGCCATCCCACAACCTTTTTCCCTACTTTAAGCGGTGCGGGGAAATCACCATTTCGAATCCAGCGATCAAGTGTCGAGCGGCTAATTCTAAGGTGATGGCATACATCACGTTTACCATGATATCGAATGAGCGATACTGGTGTTAGATCTGTGCGGGTAGGGATGAGCATCGTTCAGTATCCCTTAACGCTGGTTGCACCAGAGTAATAAATCTGATAGTAACCATGCACAACTACTATTGCCTAACTTTTTACGTGGGGGAAATTGGCCATCTTTTTCCAGCTTCCATGACAGAGAACGAGAGATCGCTGTAATTTAATGGCGTTCACTTTCCCGGACTAAGCGATCAGTTTCAATACCGTAAAAAGAGAGAATTTCTTGTTTCGTATGATTGTCGATGTTCATGCCCATCCTCCTTAGGATTTAGTTGGTGATGGGCATTTTGAAGTGCTTCTGATTATGCCGGTACGGATCCAGGGGCTGGGTAAAACTTATCTGCTTTAGATTTAATCAGCTCATACCCTTTTTTGACTTGCTTACGAATCTCTCGCGTTATTAGTTCTAAAAAAGGCATATGTATTTTTTTATCGCGAGCACCGAAAGTGTTTTCCTTGCCATAGATTTCCACGTGCGCCCTCACTTCTGAGGTAAAATCATCATGTATCTCATATGCAACCTCCGAAGCATATAGCTTAAATTCAATCGGTTGCCGATATAGAACTTCGCGAACCAGACGACAGATTAAGCTTAAGCGAAATCTTGCACGATTTTTCGAGGCAAGCCCGCCGGTTTCTCTCTGCATCAACAAAAGATTGAAAAAAGTCATTCTCGTTTTTGTAGGATTTGTTGCCATTATTCTTAATCGAAGAACGATGATGCTCATCAGGGCTTAAACCAGCCACTATGCGAAAATTATGGTCGCAATGAGTTGGTCTTTGGAAGGAAGAGGGTCAATCATGGTCATTGAGTTTATGTCCATTCGATTTTCTCGTTCATTAGCTAAAAGTAACAAAAAGAATTTGGCTCAAACCCAGGCAGTGTCTTAAAGGTACAGATAATGATGCTGAAACGTTACCTGACCCATTACCTGACCCAAATCGCACCCAAACAAAAAGGAGTCAGACGATTTCTCATCTAACTCCTTGTTTTATTTGGTGGCCCCTGCTGGGTTTGAACCAGCGACCAAGCGATTATGAGTCGCCTGCTCTAACCACTGAGCTAAGGGGCCAGCGGAGCGGGGATTATAAAGTATCTCGGATAGGTGATCCAGCGTTCGCCAATCGGTTGGTGAAAATTAGAACAATGCATGAGTCCTTGATCTCCAAACAAAAATCCCTTCCCACAACGAATGATCACCCAAACCACCCAACCCCGTTCTGTTTTTGAGACAAGACGCACCACGCGCCTTGCCCATAAACCCTAACTCTTACAAATAACGTGAAGCAGGCTTATTCAGCGAGATAAACGGAATCATCGCGCCACGCGCTTCATCCAGCTTCTGCCACAGGCCCATGTCTTCCACAGATGGGATGGTAATCAGCTCACCAGCATCCAGCCCACGCAGCGCAGCGGCGACCAGATCCTCAACTTCCATCATCTTCTCGGCGGGGATCTCATTAATCGATTTCCCCGCACGATCAAAGATCTCGGTGCGCGTGAAGCCTGGCAATACCGCTTGCAGCACCACGCCGCTGCCCGCCAACTCGCGGTCCATATTGCGCGTCAGCGACAGCACATAAGCTTTACTGGCGTTGTAGGCGCCATTCATCATCTCATGCACTAGCGCAACCACAGACGCGATGTTCACGATGTTGCCTTGTCCGCGTGCACGGAAGCCCTGCGCCGCACTGTGGGCCAGTTCGGTCAGCGCGATGATGTTGAGAGACAGCATGGTTTGAATCGGTTGGATGTCGGCGTCGGTAAATTCACCTTCCACCACCATTCCTGCATTGTTCACCAGCATCGTGATGTCGCGGTTCTCGCGCAGCTCACGCGCCACTGTCGCCAGATCATCTGTTTGAGTGAGATCCGCCGCCAGCACGTTCACCTCCACTCCATGCGCTTCACGAAGTGATGCGGCCAGTGCGTCAAGACGTGCTGCATCGCGCGCCACCAAAATCAGGTTGCTGCCGCGTGCGGCCAGTTGTTTTGCGTAAGTTGCGCCAATGCCGCTGGACGCGCCGGTGATCAAAGCCAGTTGTTGTGTCATGTTCGGTTCCTGTAAATGATGGTTGTCATATCTGATAGACTTAATATGACGATCATCATATTTATCGTCAAGCTGGAATATGATGATCGTAATAATTACACTGATTGGCATCAACGATGAGCAGGACGGAGAACGATGGAAAAGCTGAGCCACAAAGCGCGTACGCGGCAGCGCATACTGGATGAAGCCGCAGTGGTGATGCGTGAATGCGGCACCGAAGGCATTGGCGTGGCGGCACTAATGAAGCGCGCCGGTCTGACCCACGGCGGGTTTTATGCGCATTTTGCCTCGCGTGAAGCGCTGGTTGAAGCGGTGATAGCTGAGATGTTTGCCGATTCGGCGCAGCGTTTCGTGGCCATCGTCAATCTGGAAGATCCGGCGGAGCGTCTGACGCAACTGATCGACAACTATCTCTCAGAGCATCACCGCAATACGCCGGGTGAAGGCTGTCCGATGCCGGCGTTGGTCAGTGAGATCGCCCATCTGCCCATCGAGACGCGCACACTGTTTTCGCAGCGTCGTGATGCCGTGAAGCAACGGCTGGCGCAGGCGCTGCGCGAATTAAAGCATCCACAG
Protein-coding sequences here:
- a CDS encoding type I restriction-modification system subunit M, which produces MNNAEQLFLNELDNKFWKAADKLRANMDAANYKHVVLGLIFLKYVSDAFEARQQELVTLFRDVGNPDNIYAMLRDGYDSDEEYAQAIVDELEVEDYYTEKNIFWVPKAARWETLKNKAMLPTGTVLWVDDTNGQEVKLRSVSWLVDNALDEIEKTNPKLKGILNRISQYQLGNEVLTGLINTFSDANFSNPEYNGEKLSLKSKDILGHVYEYFLGQFALAEGKQGGQYYTPKSIVTLIVECLQPYSGRVYDPAMGSGGFFVSSDRFIEEHAGEKHYNAAEQKQKISVYGQESNPTTWKLAAMNMAIRGIDFNFGAKNADTLLDDQHPDLRADFVMANPPFNMKEWWNAKLENDVRWKYGTPPQGNANFAWMQHMIHHLAPKGSMALLLANGSMSSNTNNEGEIRRNLIEADLVECMVALPGQLFTNTQIPACIWFLTKDKSGGNGKAHRKGEVLFIDARQIGFMRDRVLRDFTREDIATITNTFHAWQADKDYADEAGFCFSATLDDIQKNDFVLTPGRYVGTVERDEDDEPFAEKMARLTAQLKTQLEESAKLEAQIKANLGGLGYEC
- a CDS encoding type I restriction endonuclease subunit R, with translation MLSEDDLEQQCLKWFAEQDWEVLHGPDIAPDGDNPLRVSFHDVFLRPVMLEQLQTINPHLPVSVLEEVILRITRPESPDLVVSNKAFHHLLLDGVPVEYKREDKTVHDKALLMDFNHPGINRFMVVSQVAIQGIKQVRRPDIIGYINGLPVAVMELKSPIDANADIWAAFNQLQTYKNELSDLFICNEALVVSDGQNARIGSLTADEERFLPWKTVANEDDKPQFDWQFKTVVQGFFNRELLLDYIRFFVLFENDGKRLIKKIAAYHQFHAVREAVAATIVASTGKHLPLRSNIQPGSKKAGVVWHTQGSGKSISMCCYAGKLLQQAEMNNPTIVVVTDRNDLDGQLYATFCQAQDLLKQTPLQANDRDELRELLNARESGGIIFTTVQKFAPLDNEQSHPALNARSNIVVISDEAHRSQYGLSATLDRQTGVYKYGYAKHMRDALPNASFMGFTGTPIASEDKDTRAVFGDYVSIYDIQDAVDDGATVPIYYESRLAKLDLNHEELETLSDQVDELVEDEETGQQEKTKGDWSRLEKLVGSEPRIEQVAADLVQHFETRNAAMNGKAMIVAMSRDICVKLYNAITEIRPDWHSTDVEQGAIKVIMTGSASDKDHLQPHIYNKQTKKRLEARFKDLNDPLKLVIVRDMWLTGFDAPCCHTMYIDKPMRGHNLMQAIARVNRVFRDKPGGLVVDYIGIANELKQALKTYTDSKGKGQTTVDAREAFAILLEKIDIIHGMFAPSAGKPGFSYVGFSRDPLAFLRDAVNYILGLDDGKKRYLDVSLAMSKAWSLCNTLDEVKPLQEEFAFLSAVRVGLIKLDPKEKFSQSEKNSLLSKILDNAVIATGVEDVFALAGLDKPNIGLLSDEFLEEVREMPQRNLAVELLEKLLNDGIHARSGNNVVQQKKYSDRLKAVLLKYNNRAIETAQVIEELIEMAKAFQEAMARDDALGLNPDEIAFYDALAENESAVRELGDDVLKKLAIEVTLKLRKSTTVDWQVRESVRARLRILVRQTLRKYKYPPDKTPYAVELILKQAEMVSNSWTV
- a CDS encoding SDR family NAD(P)-dependent oxidoreductase, translating into MTQQLALITGASSGIGATYAKQLAARGSNLILVARDAARLDALAASLREAHGVEVNVLAADLTQTDDLATVARELRENRDITMLVNNAGMVVEGEFTDADIQPIQTMLSLNIIALTELAHSAAQGFRARGQGNIVNIASVVALVHEMMNGAYNASKAYVLSLTRNMDRELAGSGVVLQAVLPGFTRTEIFDRAGKSINEIPAEKMMEVEDLVAAALRGLDAGELITIPSVEDMGLWQKLDEARGAMIPFISLNKPASRYL
- a CDS encoding YagK/YfjJ domain-containing protein; this encodes MDNSNSAEMFQVSRNKLGYFLYQNHALPVYEWSRGMIRPEPKIMRSILDTVLEMFSRSTKVLVVRFDLHVKEHSETNLILSKFSKMLTKKLLKNYAKTWFHLIWVCEHGHSPCQHYHCVLMANGQKISHPGKLNKLMAMCWHEVSGGTFSLPANCYYIWRLGNNKLFGQIIYRLSYLAKNTTKKRFNMYTKRHGNRRILGDQQKQNKTLTQLLPMIN
- a CDS encoding helix-turn-helix transcriptional regulator — protein: MLIPTRTDLTPVSLIRYHGKRDVCHHLRISRSTLDRWIRNGDFPAPLKVGKKVVGWPPELIMCIKH
- a CDS encoding restriction endonuclease subunit S encodes the protein MSANWPFVRLGDYCLKIGSGATPKGGKSVYLDAGQIALIRSQNVYNDTFKPDGLAYITLDAANKLKNVEVQLGDILLNITGDSVARLCLAPDEYLPARVNQHVAIIRPDPDEFDSRFLRYFLTSPEQQELLLAIASAGATRNALTKSHIESLEVCKPELAVQTWIAIQLESFDKKIQLNHQINQSLEQMAQALFKSWFVDFEPVKAKMAVLEAGGSQEDATFAAMTAISGKDADALALFEREHPEQHVELKATAELFPSAMQDSELGEIPAGWTTPAIQDVASTVKGKSYKSTELDSSKTALVTLKSFNRGGGYRLDGLKEYTGKYKPDQEVFAGDLIIAYTDVTQAADVIGKPAMVISDTRYKHLVISLDVAVVRPFNDNLKYYLYGVARTEQFQNHTNSHSTGTTVLHLSKNAVPNYKFILANEEWVDIYAKHVKSIFSKINITIEESNFLSELRDTLLPKLLSGEITLPDAEQAVSEAENV
- a CDS encoding HigA family addiction module antitoxin gives rise to the protein MKEQAKRKTLRSINKTILTYENLNSLIPAERIQAILAFRSVSLTQFAKAMQMPLSTCHYIVTGYTRITTELALRLSYVLGGTPANWIRLQHEYELSRFVFNPNTLKRVNYKFDEPKHWNFRDGVDKEIEAGNIDSFKANGPESL
- a CDS encoding TetR/AcrR family transcriptional regulator; this encodes MEKLSHKARTRQRILDEAAVVMRECGTEGIGVAALMKRAGLTHGGFYAHFASREALVEAVIAEMFADSAQRFVAIVNLEDPAERLTQLIDNYLSEHHRNTPGEGCPMPALVSEIAHLPIETRTLFSQRRDAVKQRLAQALRELKHPQADEVASSILAEMVGAVALARACPDDEEARTMLAISRRAVKQRAGLESA
- a CDS encoding DUF4268 domain-containing protein translates to MYKVDTPTNSLHSLQEVSFSSLGYTERYHLQEWLAKNPQALTRDNDDELLIIQKEFAGFDDTKERLDLLAIDKQRNLVIIENKLDDSGRDVVWQALKYAGYCANLRKEQILDIFQLYLDKYEPEETRPAAEVMAEFLECESLDEVQINQSRTQRVMMVAASFRKEVTNTALWLMQFGLRVQCFKVKPYKFNDDVFVDIRQVIPTPEAESFMIGMAQKEAEEQSTSGELKTRHYLRKAFWTKALERLKASQCTLYNNISPSTDHWLSAGSGISAVSFNLIFSKKEIRVELWIAKSSAESNTFAFNWLYEHKALIEKSFGHELKWEPLPGKKSCRISFATPATSLDESNWPAMIDWLLVNLTAFEKALEPFIAPLNMALKDISNAPEETEEPETEEA